GAACATCCGAACTGGACAGTCCAGGGCGCTGGGCCATACCGACCAGGAAGTTGACCAGGTTGCGGTGGGTGATCTGCACACCCTTCGGCCGGCCGGTGGAGCCCGAGGTGTAAATGACGTAAGCCAACCGGTCACCGGACGACGGCATGTCGAGGAGTGTGGCCGGGCGGGACGCGATCCGCGCCCGCACCTGCGGATCGTCCAACGTCACCGTCGCCACCGTGTCGCTGTCGAACACGTGAGCGTGCCGCAGCAACACCGACGCCCCACTGTCCGCGAGCGTGTAAGTCAGGCGATCGGTCGGATAGTCCGGGTCCAGCGGCAGATAGGCGGCGCCGGCCTGCCACACCGCCAACATCGCGACCACCATGTCCACACCACGGTCCAGACACAGCGCGACAATCGACTCCGGCCCGACCCCGAACTCCCGCAGCTCCCACGAAAGCCGGCTGGCCTGCTCCACCAGCTCGCGATACGTCAACGACTCCCGCCACACACCACCGCCACCGCGTCCGGCCGCGACACCGCACGCTCCACGATCAACTCACGCGTCGTGGCCAACACCGGCAACGGCATCGCCGTGTCGTTCCAGACACTGACCACACGCTCGCGCTCCGGCGCATCCAGCACATCGACCGCGCTCAACCGGGTGGCGGCCGAAGCCGTCACCACGTCCAGCACCCGCGCGAACCAGCCCGCAAACCGCTGTGCCGACGAGACGTCGAACAGGTCCGCCGCCACGGTCAGCACACCGCGCAGGCCGGCGGGGCGGCCGTTGTCGCCGAACGCCTCGCCCAGGCTGAAGTCCAGGTCGAACCGGGCCGCCGCGGTGGCCGAGTCGCCGGGTGCCACCCTCCGGGCGCCGACCACGCCCGGCAGTTCCAGCGAGGCCCGTTCGAGGTTTTGCAGCGTGAGCATGACCTGGAAGAGCGGGTGCCGGGCCAGCGAGCGGCTCGGTGCCAGCTCCTCGACAAGCCGTTCGAACGGCACGTCCTGATGGGCCAACCCGCTCAGCGTGGTCTCCCGGACCCGGGCCAGCACCTGCCGGAACTCCGGGTCGCCCGACAGGTCCGTGCGGATGACGAGGGTGTTGACGAAGAACCCCACCAGGTCGTCCAGGGCTTCGTCGGTGCGGCCCGCGATGGCCGAGCCGATCGGCACGTCGTCGCCGGCGCCCACGCGGGACAGCAGCACCGCGAGCGCGGCCTGCAGCACCATGAACGGCGTCACGCCCTCGGCCCGCGCCAGCGCCACAAGCCGCTCGTGCACCTCGGCCGGCACCTCCACCGGTACCCGATGACCGCGGTGGCTCGCCACCGCCGGCCGGGACCGGTCGTGCGGCAGCGCCAACTCCTCCGGCGCACCCGCCAGCGCCTGCCGCCAGTACGCCACCTGCTCAGCCAGCAGGCTCTCCGGGTCACTCTCGTCACCGAGCAACTGGCGCTGCCACAGCGCGAAGTCCGCGTACTGCACGGGCAGCGGCTCCCACGCCGGCTCCGCCCCGCCGACCCGAGCCGCGTACGCCGCGGACAGGTCCCGCGTCAGCGGCCGGCCCGACCAACCGTCACCCGCGATGTGGTGCACCACAAGCACCAGCACGTGCCCGCCCGACCCGCCGTCGAACAGCCACGCCCGGACCGGCACCTCCACCGACAGGTCGAAGGGGTGCCGCACACTGGCCGCGACCGCCTCGTCCAGCTCGCCGGCGCCGACCTGGACGGCCTCAAGCCGCCAGTCGACCTCGGCCGGGTCGAGGACCCGCTGGTACGGCTCGCCGTCCGCGACGGCGAACACCGTCCGCAGCGACTCGTGCCGGGAGATCACGTCGCGCAGGGCAGCGTCGAGGGCGGCCACGTCCAAGCCCTCGCCGAGCCGCACAACGGTCGGGATGTTGTACGTCGGGCTCGGACCCTCCAGCTGGGCCAGGAACCACAGGCGCTGCTGCGCGAACGACAGCGGTACCCGCTCCGGCCGCTCGCCGGCGCGCAGCACCGGGCGCACGCGGTCGCCTTGCATGGCGGCCAGCCGGGACGCGAGCCCCGCCACGGTCGGCGCCTCGAACAGCACCCGCAGCGGCAGCTCGACGCCGAGCACCGCCCGGATGCGGGAGATCAGCCGCACCGCGAGCAGCGAGTGTCCACCGAGGACGAAGAAGCTGTCGTCGACACCCACGGTGTCCACGCCCAGCACCTGGGCGAACGCCGCGCACAGGATCTCCTCCTGCACGGTGCTGGGGCCGCGGCCGGCGCCGGAGGTGTACTCGGGTGCGGGCAGCGCCTTGCGGTCCAGCTTTCCGCTCACCGTCGCCGGCAGCTCGGGCAGCACCATCACGGCGGCCGGCACCATGTACTCGGGCAGGCGCTGGCCGACGAACGCCTTCAGCGCGCTGTCCGTGACGCCCGTGGCCCCGGCGGCGGCGACCACGTACGCGACAAGGCGCAGGTCGCCGGGGTTGTCCTCGCGCACGACGACCGCAGCCTGCTCGACGCTGGCGTGTGCTTCGAGGACGCTCTCGATCTCGCCCGGTTCGATCCGGAAGCCGCGGATCTTCACCTGCTGGTCGACGCGGCCGAGGTAGATCAGCTGCCCGTCGTCGGTCCACTTGACCGAGTCGCCGGTGCGGTACATCCGCTCGCCGGTGCCGAACGGGCACGCCACGAACCGCTGCCCGGTCAGCGCGGCCCGGCCGACATAGCCGCGGCCGACGCCGGTACCCGCGATGTACAGCTCGCCCGCGACCCCGACCGGCACCGGCGCGAGGCCGTCGTCGAGGACGTACACGCGGCAGTTGCCGATCGGGCCGCCGAACGGCACCAACCCCTGCCGCTGCCCGTCCACGACACCGCCGGCGACCATGACCGTCGCCTCGGTGGGGCCGTAGATGTTCATCAGGCGGCGCCCGACCGACCAGGTACGGGCGATGGACTCGTCGACCGGCTCGGCGCCGACCATCAGCGTCTCGACGCCGGCCAGGTCTTCGGGCTGCAGGACCTTCAGCAGCGACGGCAGCGCGAACGCCACCCGGACGCCGGTCAGCTCCCGCAGCAGTCCCGGTTGCGCGCGCTGCTCCTCGCCGGCCATGACCAGCGACGCGCCCGACGACAGCGCCAGGCCCATCTCCAGCACGGAGGCGTCGAAGCTGAACGACGAGAACTGCAGCATGCCCACGCCCGGTGCCAGCCCGGCCACCGGCGCGAACACCGCCACGAGGTTGGCCAGGCCGCCGTGCGTGACGGCGACGCCCTTCGGGGTACCGGTCGAGCCGGAGGTGTAGATCACGTAGGCCAACCCGGCCGGGTGCGTCGCCACGACGGGAGCCGCCTGGGCAGGCTCCGCCCGCGGCTCGTCGAGCCAGAAGACGGGCAGCTGGCCGGTCCCGGCCGGCTCACCCGCGGCGTGGCTGGCGATGACGACCTGAGCGCCACTGTCGGCGAGCATGAACTCGACGCGCTCCGCGGGCAGCGCCACGTCGACGGGCAGGTACGCGGCGCCTGCCTTCCACACGGCCATGATCGCGGTGATCATCTCCGCGCCGCGGGGCAGGCAGATCGCGACGAGCGACTCGGCGCCGATGCCCCGCTCCCGCAGGTGCCACGCGAGCTTGCCGGCCCGCGCGTCAAGCTCGGCGTACGTCAGCTCCGCCCCGCCGGCGACCACGGCGACCGCGTCCGGCGTGGCCGCGACGTGGCGGCCGAACAGCCCCACGATCGAGCCGTCCGGCACCGCGGTCGCGGTGTCGTTCCAGCCGCGCAGCGTCCGGTCCCGCTCCTGGGCGTCAAGCACGTCCACCGCGTGCAGCCGCACGCCGGGGTTCGCGACGAGCACTCCGAGGACGCGGGCGAACCAGCGCGCGACGCGTTCCGCGGTGGCCAGGTCGAACAGGTCGGCGGCCGCGGTGAGCGAGCCCTGCAAGCCCGCCGGCCGGCCGTCCTCGTCGAACGTCTCGCCGGCCGCGACCTCCAGGTCGAACCGGGCTGTGGTGGTGTGTCCGTCGACGGTGGCCGGGTGCGCCTGTACGCCGGGGAAGTCCGCCGCGCCGCGGTCGGTGTTCCGCACGGTCAGCGTCACCTGGAACAGCGGGTGCCGGGCCAGCGACCGGATCGGTGCCAGGTCTTCGACGAGCCGCTCGAACGGCACGTCCTGGTTGGCCATCGCGCCGAGGCTAGCCTCGCGGACCCGGGCCAGCACCTGCTGGAACTCCGGGTCGCCGGACAGGTCGGTGCGGATCACCAGCGTGTTGACGAAGAACCCGATCAGGTCGTTCATGCCTTCGTCGGTACGGCCGGCGATCGGGAAGCCGATCGGGATGTCGGTACCACCGCCGAGGCGGGACAGCGTCACCGCGAGGGCGGCCTGCAGCACCATGAACGGCGTCGCGCCCTCGGCGCGGGCCAGGTCGACAAGCTGCTGGTGTGCCTGCGCCGGCACGTCGAAGCGCACCTGGTAGCCGCGGTGTCCGACGACGGGCGGGCGCGGCCGGTCGTGCGGCAGCGCCAGCTCCTCCGGTACCCCGGCGAGCGCCTGCCGCCAGTAGGCGACCTGCTTGGAGAGCAGGCTCTCCGGGTCGCTGTCGTCGCCGAGCAGCTCGCGCTGCCACAGCGCGTAGTCCGCGTACTGCACCGGCAGCGGGCCCCACACCGGCGCCTGTCCTTGCAGGCGGGCGGCGTACGCGGCGGACACGTCCCGCATCAGCGGGGCGCGCGACCAGCCGTCGCTGGCGATGTGGTGCAGGACCAGGGCGAGCACGTGCTCGTCCGGGCCGCACTGGAAGAGCCAGGCCCGGATGGGCGCCTCGGCCGTCAGGTCGAATGCGTACCGCGCCGCCCGCTCCAGCTCGCCGGGCACGTCCTCGGCGGCGACGCGGCTGACCTGCAGCTGCCAGTCGAGCGCGTCCGGGTCGAGGATGTGCTGGTACGGCTCGCCGTCCGCGGACGGGAAGACCGTGCGCAGCGGCTCGTGGCGGGCGATCACGTCCCGCAGCGCCGCCTCCAGCGCGGTGGCGTCGAGCGCGCCGGTCAGCCGCGCGGCCGCCGGGATGTTGTACGTGGGGCTCGGGCCTTCGAGCTGGGCCAGGAACCACAGGCGGCGCTGGGCGAACGACAGCGGTACCCGCTCGGGGCGCTTGCCGGCCCGCAGCGCCGGTCGGGCCCGCTCGACGACCCGCGGCTCGGCCAGCCGCTCCGCCAGGCCGGCCGGGGTCGGCGCCTGGAAGAGCATCCGGATCTTGACTTCGGCGCCGAGCTTGGCGCGGATGCGGGACAGCAGCCGGATCGCGAGCAGCGAGTGGCCGCCCAGGTCGAAGAAGTTGTCGTCGACGCCGACCTCGTCCACGCCGAGGACCTGCGCGAAGATCTCGCACAGCGCCGCTTCCCGCTCGTTGGACGGTGCCCGCTTGGCGGTGGCCTGCTCCGGTGCGGGCAGGGCCCTGCGGTCGAGCTTCCCGCTGGCGGTCAGGGGCAGCGCGGGCAGCGTCACGATCGCCGACGGCACCATGTACTCCGGCAGCCGCTGGCCCACGAACGCCTTCAGCTCCTGCTCACCGGCACTACCCACGACGTACGCGACAAGTCGCCGGTCGCCGGCGACGTCCTCGCGGACGATGACCGCCGCCTGGGTCACCTCGCTGTGGCCGAGCAGCACCGCCTCGATCTCGCCCGGCTCGATCCGGAAGCCGCGGATCTTCACCTGCTCGTCGGCGCGGCCCAGGAACACGAGCTGCCCGTCCGGTGTCCACTTCGCACGGTCGCCGGTGCGGTACATCCGCTCGCCGGTGCCGAACGGGCAGGCGACGAAGCGGGAGCCGGTCAGCGCGGAGCGGCCCACGTAGCCGCGAGCCACCCCCGCGCCGGCCGCGTAGAGCTCTCCGGCGACGCCGACCGGTACCGGCGCGAGTCCACTGTCGAGCACGAAGAGGCGGGTGTTGCCGATCGGCGAACCGATCGGCGCCGCTGTCCCGTCCAGTACCCCGGTGGTCAGCCGGGTGGTCGCGATGCCGACCGTCGTCTCGGTCGGTCCATAGTGGTTGAACACCGCCCGGCCGTCGCTGTCGGCGGCGGCGACAAGCTCGCGCAGCCAGCCGGTGGGCGCGGCCTCGCCGCCCAGGACAAGGGAACGGCGCGGCAGCACCGCGGTCATCGAGGAGCCGGCCGACAGCGCGGCCAGGTGCGACGGCACCGCCTTGACGTAGTCGATCCGCTGCTCGGCGAGGTAGCCGGCGACCGCGTTCGGGTCGACGACCGCCTGCTCGTCCAGGATGTGCAGCTGGCCGCCGGTGGCGAGGCAGACGAACACGACAGTGTTGCCGAGGTCGGTGACCTGGGCCTGCAGCAGCGCGTACCGGCTGTCCTGCCCGGTCCACTCCAGACGGTCGGAGACGCTCGACACGTAGTTGGCCAGGGAGCCGTGCGTGACGGCGACACCCTTGGGGGTGCCGGTCGAGCCGGAGGTGTAGATGACGTACGCCAGGTTGCCCGGCTCGGAGCGCACGCCGACCGGCGTCTCCGGGCCCTCGCCGCGCACGGCGTCGTCCAGCCGCACGACAGGTACCCCGGTGGGCAGGCCGGCCGGGTCGGCGGCGAGCACCAGCCGGGCGCCGCTGTCGGCGAGCATGAACCCGATCCGGTCCGCCGGCAGCGCACCGTCGACCGGCAGGTAGGCCGCGCCGGCCTTCCACACGCCGAGGATCGCGGTGATCATCTCGATGCCGCGGGGCAGACAGAGTCCGACCACCGACTCGGCGCCGACGCCTTCGCGGCGCAGGTACCAGGCCAGCCGGTTCGCCGCCGCGTCGAGCTGGCGGTAGGTGACCTCGGACCCGTCGGCGACCACGGCCGCCGCGTCCGGCGCGAGCGCGGCCTGGCGCTCGAAGAGGTCGGTGACGGTGACGTCGGGCACCCGGATCGCGGTGTCGTTCCAGCCGTGCACCAGCCGGTCGCGCTCGGCCGGGTCGATCACGTCGACGGTGTGCACCTTCACGGCCGCCGACGCGGTCACCACGTCGAGGACGCGCGCGAACCAGCCGGCGAACCGCTGCGCGGCCGACTCGTCGAACAGGTCCGCCGCGACGGTCACCGACCCGCGCAGCCCGGCGGGGCGGCCTTCGCCGTCGAAGACCTCACCCACCATCACATCCATGTCGAACCGCGCCGCGGGGCGGACCGTCGACATCGGCTCGGCGGCGACGCCGGTCAGGTCGAGCACCGCTTCGGCCGTGTTGTGCAGCGTGAGGAGCACCTGGAAGAGCGGGTGGCGGGCCAGCGACCGGCTCGGCGCCAGCTCCTCGACAAGCCGCTCGAACGGCACCTCCTGGTGCGCCAGCGCGCCCAGCGTCGTCTCCCGCACCCGGGCCAGCACCTGCCGGAACTCCGGGTCGCCCGACAGGTCCGTACGGATGACGAGCGTGTTGACGAAGAACCCGACCAGGTCGTCCAGGGCTTCGTCGGTACGGCCCGCGATGGCCGAACCGATCGGCACGTCGTCACCCGCGCCGAGGCGGGACAGCGTCACCGCCAAAGCCGCCTGCAGCACCATGAACGGCGTCACGCCCTCGGCGCGCGCCAGCTCTCCCAGCCGCTGGTGCACGTCGGCCGGCACCTGCAGCGGCACGCTGTACCCGCGGTAGCTGGCCACCTGCGGGCGGGGCCGGTCGTGCGGCAGCGGAAGCTCTTCCGGGATGCCGGCGAGGGCCTCCCGCCAGTACCCGACCTGCTCGGCCAGCAGGCTCTCCGGGTCGCCTTCCTCGCCCAGCAGCTCCCGCTGCCACATGGCGAAGTCCGCGTACTGCACGGGCAGCGGCTCCCAGACCGGCGCCTTCCCGCCGACCCGAGCCGCGTACGCCGCGGACAGGTCCCGCGTCAGCGGCCGACCCGACCAACCGTCACCCGCGATGTGGTGCACCACAAGCACCAGCACGTGCTCGCCCGACCCGCCGTCGAACAGCCACGCCCGGACCGGCACCTCCACCGACAGGTCGAACGCGTGCCGCGTCACCTGGCCGATCGCGGCCGGCAGCCCGTCCGCCGCGACCTTGACGACCTCGAGCCGCCAGTCGAGCTGGGCCGGGTCGAGGATGTGCTGGTACGGCTCGCCGTCCACGGAGGGGAAGACGGTGCGCAGCGGCTCGTGGCGGGCGATCACGTCGCGCAGCGCCGCGTCCAGCGCCGCCGCGTCGACGCCGCTGCCCAGCCGGGCCACCATCGACAGGTTGTAGGTCGCGCTGGGGCCTTCGAGCTGGCCGAGGAACCACAGCCGCCGCTGCGAGAACGACAGCGGTACCCGCTCGGGCCGCGCGGCGGCGCGCAGCACGGGTCGCACCCTGTCGCTGCCGGCGCCGACCAGCCTGGCGGCGAGGGCGGCGACGGTCGGCGCCTCGAACAGCATCCGCAGCGGCAGCTCCATGCCGAGCACCGCCCGGATGCGGGAGATCAGCCGCACCGCGAGCAGCGAGTGGCCGCCCAGGCCGAAGAAGCTGTCGTCGACGCCGACCGTGTCCAGCCCCAGCACCTGCGCGAACGCGTCGCACAGCAGCTCTTCCTGCACGGTGGCCGGCGCCCTGCCGGCACCCGTGGCGTACTCCGGCAGCGGCAGCGCCTTGCGGTCCAGCTTGCCGTTGGCGGTCAGCGGCAGCTCGGCCAGCGTGACGATCGCCGAGGGCACCATGTACTGCGGCAGCCGCTGCCCGGTCAGCGCCAGCAGCTCGCCGGTGGCGACCTCGCCGCCGGCCGGCACCACGTAGGCGACCAAGCGCTTGTCGCCGGGGGTGTCCTCGCGCACGATGACGGCCGCCTGCGCGACGTCGGCGTGGGTGAGCAGGACGGCTTCGACCTCGCCCGGCTCGATCCGGAACCCGCGGATCTTGACCTGCTCGTCCGCCCGGCCCAGGAAGACGAGCTGGCCGTCCACTGTCCACTTGACCAGGTCACCGGTGCGGTACATCCGCTCACCGGAGCCGAACGGGCAGGCGACGAAGCGCTGCCCGGTCAGCGCGGCCCGGCCCACATATCCGCGGGCCAGCCCGACACCGGCGACGTACAGCTCGCCCGGAACCCCGACCGGCACCGGCGCGAGGCCGTCGTCGAGCACGAAGGCGCGGGTGTTCCGCAGCGGCCGGCCAACGAGCGCGGTCGGCCCTTCCACCCGCACCGACAGCGCGTCGACCGTGCACTCCGTCGGCCCGTACAGGTTGAACCCGATCGACTCGGCGGCTGCCAGGTCACGCCACAGCGGCTCCTCGACCGCCTCACCGCCCAGCGCCACGACGCGCGGGCGGTGCCGCGGGTCGGTCAGCAGGCCGGCGGGTACGAGCTGCTGTGCGTACGACGGGGTCACGTCCAGGAAGTCGATCCGCCGGTCGACCACGTACTCGACGAACTCGCGCGGGTCCAGCCGCACCTCGTCGTCCAGGACGTGCAGCTCGTGGCCGTCGCCCAGCAGCAGGATGCCTTCGAGCGAGGTGTCGAACGAGAACGACGCGCTCAGCGCGGCCCGCAGCCGCATCCCGGCCGCCGCCACGTACTCGCCGCGGTGGTGGGCGAACATGTTGACCACGCCCCGGTGCTCCACCAGCACACCCTTCGGCGTGCCGGTCGAACCCGACGTGTAGATCACGTAGGCGGGGCTGCTGCCGCTGAGCACACCCAGCCGGTCCGCGTCCGTGACGTCGGCGGCGGACTGCCCGGCCAGCGTGGCCGAGGTCTCGGCGGCGTCCAGGACCAGGCGGCCCACGCCGCCCACGCTGTCCAGCGCCGCGTGCACGTTGACACTGTCCACAGTGGTCAACGCCAGCGTGGGAGCCGCGTCGTCCAGCAGGAACTCCACCCGCCCCGCGGGCAGGGTCGGGTCGATCGGCAGGTACGCGCCGCCGGCCTTCCACACCGCGAGCAGAGCAACCACCATGTCGGCCGAGCGCGGCAACGCCAGCGCCACCACCGACTCGGGTCCGACGCCGCGACCGATGAGGTACCGGGCCAGCCGGTTCGCCGCCGCGTTCAGCTCCGCGTACGAGCCGCGGTACGAGTCGCCGAAGACAAGCGCCGTCGCGTCCGGGGTACGCCGGACCTGCTCCTCGAACAGCGCCGGAAACGTCGTGTCCGGCAGCGCCGCCACGGTGTCGTTCCACGCGTGCAGGAGCAGGTCGCGCTCGGCCGGGTCGAGCACGTCGACGGTGTGCAGCGGCGCGTCGGGGGCGGTCGTGAGGACGTCCAGCGCCCGCGCGAACCAGGTGGCGAAGCGCTCGCCGGTCGCCGGGTCGAAGAGGTCGGCGGCGACGGTCAGCACGCCGCGCAGCCCGGCCGCACGGCCCTGGCCGTCGAAGGACTCGGCGGCCACGACGTCGAGGTCGAACTTCGCCGGTGCCAGCTCGGTCGAGTCGATTGCCGGCAGGCCGCTCTCCTTGCGGACGCCGGGCAGGTCGAGCGCGGCGTGCTCCACGTTCTGGACCGTGGTGAGCATGACCTGGAAGAGCGGGTGGCGGGCGAGGGAGCGGACCGGCGCGAGCTCTTCCACGAGCCGTTCGAAGGGGACGTCCTGGTGCGCCATCGCGCCCAGCGTCGCCGCGCGCACCCGGGCCAGCACCGTGCGGAAGGCCGGATCCCCGGACAGGTCGGTGCGGATCACGAGCGTGTTGGCGAAGAAGCCGACGAGGTCGTTCATCGCCTCGTCGGTGCGACCGGCGACCGGCGCGCCGATCGGGATGTCGGTTCCCGCGCCGAGGCGGGATAGCAGCATGGCCAGGGCGGCCTGCAGCGCCATGAACGGGGTGACACCCTCGGCGCGGGCGATGTCCGCGAGCCGCTGGTGCACGCCGGCGTCCACATGCCACGGCACGCGGTAGCCGCGGTCGCTGGCCATCGGCGGCCTCGGCCGGTCCGCCGGCAGCACAAGCTCCTCGGGCACGCCGGCGAGCGCGTCGCGCCAGTACCCGACCTGCGCGGAGAGCCGGCTGCTCGGGTCGGTCTCGTCGCCGAGCAGCTCGCGCTGCCACAGCGTGTAGTCGGCGTACTGCACCGGCAGCGGCTCCCAGCCGGGCTCCTCGCCCTGGCACCGCGCCGCGTACGCCACAGCCAGGTCCCGGCCCAGCGGCCCGCGCGACCATCCGTCGCTGGCGATGTGGTGCATGACGAGCACCAGCACCCGTTGCGCGGGGCCGGCGTCGAAGAACCAGGCCCGGATCGGCACCTCGGCGGAGAGGTCGAACGCGTGGCGGGTCGCCTGCGCCGTCGCGTCGTCGAGCTCTTCGGCGGTTGTCCGGACGACCTCGAGGCGCCAGTCCAGCTCGCGCGCGTCCACGATCTGCTGGTACGGCTCGCCGTCGACGGCGGGGAAGACGGTTCGCAGCGACTCGTGCCTGACGACCACGTCCCGCAGCGCCGCGTCGAGGGCGGCCACGTCCACGTCGCCGTCAAACCGCGTGACCATCGGAATGTTGTATGTCGGGCTCGGCCCATCCAACTGGGCCAGGAACCACAACCGGCGCTGCGCGAACGACAACGGAATCATCAGTGCGTCTCCTTACGCATCGGCGCTACGCCGGCCCGATGCGGCGACCGAAGAGGCGCGAGCAGTGAGACCCACCGCTATTCACCACGCCGCCACGGGAATTCTTCCCATTGCTCCAGCGTGGACACTCCCCCGTAAACCTGTACCAGGAGATCCACGGGCTGTGCCTCGTGAATCTCCTGATACGTCCGTACTGATATCAGAGAATGTCCAGTGCCACCGACCGGTAGCAGTTACCTGCTACTTCTTCTCCATGGCAGCGATCAGGCTGTTGGGCCGCATGTCGGTCCACGACTTCTCGATGTAGTCCAGACACTCCTGGCGTCCAGCCTCACCGAACACCGCGTTCCAACCGTCCGGCACGTCCACGAAGACCGGCCAGAGCGAATGCTGGCCCTCGTCGTTGACCAGGACCAGGTACATCGCGTCGGGGTCCTCGAAGGGATTCATCGACTTACCACCTTTCTCGGGTCGGGGCAACACTGCGTCAACGCACAGGCGCCGCGCTGGACCTGGCATCACCGGGTCGCATGCGCTTGATCCACGACTACGGCGTCTCTGTACACGCACTGCGGCCACACGTGGACCGCGCAAATTTCAGCGCATCCCAGGGCCCAGAACAAGGCCGGCGGTCGAACAGCGCGCATGCGCCGTACAACCGCCGTGATGCCGCAGTTGGACAGGGGATAAAAGCGGTGGTGGCGCCGTTCAACCGGCGTGTAGCCGCACTTGTACCGACACCGGCTGGACCGCGAGATGATGGCCCGTCGGCGGCTGGGACTCCTCCCGCACGAGCCCGGGCACAGTCTCGGCTGTACATGATCCGACGGCAAGGGCACCGCCCAGGGCACCTCTGACCTGCGCTGTCAAGGGCAACCTTGACAGCTGACATCTGCTAGACCATTCTGCTAGCATCATAGTTGTTTACAGGTAGTAGTAAACCGCGCCGCTCCACGGTCGACTCGCGCGTGCGACCCGCTGCCGACGTTGAGCAGCAGACCCTTTTCCGTGTTCGTGTCTGAGAAAGGCCGCGAGGGTGCACCCATGATCCCAGTCCTCCACACCCAAGGACTCACCAAACTCTACGGACAACACCCCGGCCTCATCGAGGCCAACCTCACCATCCCCGCCGGCCGCGTCGTCGGACTCGTCGGCCCCAACGGCGCCGGAAAATCCACCCTCCTCGGCCTCATCTCCGGCATGCACAAACCCACCCACGGCACCATCCACGTCCTCGGCAACAAACCCGCCGCCAACGCCCACCAACTCGCCCGCGTC
The window above is part of the Phytohabitans houttuyneae genome. Proteins encoded here:
- a CDS encoding MbtH family protein — its product is MNPFEDPDAMYLVLVNDEGQHSLWPVFVDVPDGWNAVFGEAGRQECLDYIEKSWTDMRPNSLIAAMEKK